From Penicillium psychrofluorescens genome assembly, chromosome: 6, one genomic window encodes:
- a CDS encoding uncharacterized protein (ID:PFLUO_008619-T1.cds;~source:funannotate) — protein MASSLAAQLSQIATKSTHELDLKAQRISHSQSLIFDEKVAGSQDFDTIFDICYEGFQELCSLDPRFAEFERSIFSEQSKVEDRTQLNAAQNQELDAVIEAFLALVGGRLQLSPAVKAVDWLVRRFRVHEHNLACVLLTFLPYHTTPLFLNLLSILPDDLTPTFKVLYPYKNGLINPARHPLVHSATTNKPFFSALNEYVLKVCRQQAHSHALLSFWAGIVTEAVAAMLDAARSGRREAEKQKHEDIILRVLPVLSSAFTMKKVSELIISSYMISVVLAQKASLTDDVVDSLMESVVSSWTEETMSSGLICLSVLAQQKPSTTLPKKVFKSILRLDNAINNLSEVASQYQTSQLLLGLVAGCLSDVDKQNDDTRLNLLSSIFDKKLLGDIDLSNALSMVLETASNSDKTRGISLDIQTRLAELVQGFNRSESFQPIFQKALAERSVNVAALEHNLQTVVEAIVPSPAIADVEMEDADKDQDVDRFTPALESLSKKSLFPSSFLSAQSVPDFDSLVQAFVLGAESKDRLDLFTNLPALGKTEAAKSPQFLSFFVRVLSGPYPIGTKVAALIVISSTLASAPGEFDPQALLPFLVVALSDPSERIRRETAGVLAVIGSLYKKNSKANDDSKKPWAYNTIYGQGKKAADIPWLSTGDTTKVLERALLPALEECILDSNHIGRVMEAALRGTALHEESGGEELKKSLRLSLFNFLCSQVINMPTFAPKFVLLSMINHVDKVSGTTRTQQLLPLLQKWRDLNQKAVDEICSKERLSAIDMDHQIAAIVTSKDKDAINSLLSTVSSGAESLRPSFVAACFGRMKEAWAKIPEDGQLSVSEKLLDISLGISTDSLLLANSCRDVLRSVELPGTVLVNFIAKIPVSLTDIEALGPAPKRRRTSQNNMVAMTVKDEAELSKLMDKMTFILEIVDSSSPESHPGLADGLFQTLAALHHFKSQIQSGMTYLLSLTLGGLLAIVNKSKGAAKPQFNPSVIRADLVVDCVRTTDSPQVQNAALLLVAGLSVIAPELVLHSVMPIFTFMGSSVLRKDDDYSVSVIDQTIDQVVPALIQSLRNQKRDIVSGTSELLLSFTAAFEHIPSHRRLRLFHALISKLGTQDFLFAVLAMLANRYSTEKDALTLMTGLVSDASAVVELTTYSKYLNLVSDALKTKPGISRVLLGIGSDDGRDPQKVAVDLQRVLAHLLKHSSLKSKIETAFESEGENADQVRGCFSRILEQVLAIGDSVQSMKSVSQACGEVLGSLFSTLSLVDFLDTIEVLLQGPNDELRRKVLRLLESRLRGNPERDSVSQTRVLDFLPTLVHIVESSPDILLKHAAVACIDRITDKYGRKDPSKVIPAAKIVASASCIGQADDRIRIMGVLCLASMAEVLGQAMIPALPDALSQSLNLLDLSLAPGKENSRLHDAVFSLFSALFVHLPFMMSAAHLDKVLLLSFKSASSDLEESGDNGRQEALRLMARKVDVSATLGAVERNWQSGVEIGPAATHEALQILSVAVEKHPKSAIAKNINVLTKILFKAFDLRREQVALGERAVFNSADIDEVEATLNDVTIKMIYKLNDSTFRPLFIKFVEWATTDASKKDQQSRLARLTTLYKFLQVFFGTLQSIVTGYSSYILENVVEVLGMASPTDKASKSLWLASLRMLHNSFEHDQDDFWQSPSHLASISGPLISQLGHATNASTAKLVISEAVPAITELAIAADSTDNHKELNSALMKYLRPSTAPNARSAGGDNPHTRLAALKAEQALTEQLGEEWLALLPEMLPYISELMEDEDENVEREVRKWVKQIEAVLGERLDDMLT, from the exons ATGGCCTCGTCCCTTGCAGCGCAATTGTCGCAAATTGCGACAAAGTCGACTCACGAGCTCGACTTGAAAGCGCAGAGAATCTCGCATTCGCAATCACTGATTTTCGATGAGAAGGTTGCCGGGTCGCAGGATTTCGATACGATCTTTGATATCTGCTATGAAGGGTTCCAAGAACTGTGTTCCTTGGACCCCCGTTTCGCCGAGTTTGAGCGCTCGATTTTCAGCGAACAGAGCAAAGTCGAAGACCGAACCCAACTAAATGCGGCCCAGAACCAGGAACTAGACGCCGTGATAGAAGCTTTTCTTGCTTTGGTTGGAGGCAGGTTACAGCTGAGCCCTGCTGTCAAGGCTGTGGATTGGCTTGTCAGACGTTTCAG AGTCCACGAGCACAACCTTGCTTGCGTTTTGTTAACCTTCCTTCCCTACCACACGACTCCTCTTTTCCTCAACTTGCTCTCGATTCTGCCTGACGACCTGACTCCGACTTTCAAAGTCCTTTACCCGTACAAGAACGGTCTGATCAACCCGGCCAGACACCCTCTCGTGCACAGTGCCACTACGAACAAACCTTTTTTCTCGGCGTTGAATGAATATGTCCTCAAAGTGTGCCGACAGCAGGCGCACAGTCATGCGCTACTTTCTTTCTGGGCCGGGATCGTCACCGAGGCAGTGGCTGCCATGCTGGATGCTGCTCGCTcgggaaggagagaagcagagaagcagaagcacGAAGATATTATCTTGCGCGTTCTTCCAGTCCTGAGCTCCGCATTCACAATGAAGAAGGTCTCCGAATTGATCATCAGCTCCTACATGATCAGTGTCGTCCTCGCCCAAAAGGCTTCACTCACGGACGACGTTGTTGATAGTCTCATGGAGAGCGTGGTGAGCTCCTGGACAGAGGAAACAATGAGCTCCGGTCTTATCTGTCTTTCTGTTCTCGCACAGCAGAAGCCGTCGACCACCCTCCCCAAAAAGGTGTTTAAATCTATTCTTCGACTTGACAATGCTATCAACAACCTATCCGAGGTCGCCTCGCAGTATCAAACAtcccagctcctgcttggACTGGTAGCTGGTTGTCTCAGCGACGTCGATAAACAAAATGATGATACGCGACTGAATTTACTGTCCTCAATCTTCGACAAGAAACTGCTTGGCGATATTGACCTCAGCAATGCCCTGAGTATGGTACTTGAAACAGCGAGCAATTCCGACAAGACCCGCGGGATATCTTTGGATATCCAGACACGCCTCGCCGAGTTGGTTCAAGGGTTCAACCGATCGGAGTCTTTTCAGCCAATCTTCCAGAAAGCCCTGGCCGAACGATCCGTCAATGTCGCTGCCCTGGAACACAATCTACAGACTGTGGTTGAGGCCATTGTTCCATCACCAGCAATTGCAGATGTGGAGATGGAAGATGCGGACAAAGACCAGGATGTGGACAGGTTTACGCCCGCTCTGGAATCTTTGTCGAAGAaatctcttttcccttcctctttcctcaGTGCGCAGTCGGTTCCGGACTTTGATAGCTTGGTGCAGGCCTTTGTCTTAGGTGCCGAATCTAAGGATCGCCTTGACCTTTTCACCAACTTGCCAGCATTGGGCAAGACTGAGGCCGCAAAATCCCCTCAATTTTTGTCGTTTTTCGTCAGAGTACTCTCGGGTCCTTATCCTATTGGAACGAAGGTTGCCGCTTTGATTGTCATATCATCCACTCTCGCGTCAGCGCCTGGCGAATTTGACCCTCAAGCGCTGCTACCTTTCCTAGTTGTTGCACTCTCAGATCCCTCTGAGCGGATCCGCCGCGAGACAGCTGGTGTGTTGGCTGTAATTGGTTCCTTATACAAGAAAAACAGCAAGGCCAATGACGACTCTAAAAAGCCATGGGCTTATAATACGATCTATGGCCAAGGCAAAAAAGCAGCCGATATTCCGTGGCTCTCGACAGGTGATACGACAAAAGTGCTGGAACGCGCATTGCTTCCGGCCCTGGAAGAGTGTATACTTGACTCGAACCACATTGGGAGAGTCATGGAGGCTGCCTTGCGAGGGACTGCATTGCATGAAGAGTCCGGTggcgaggagctgaagaagtcCCTTCGACTAAGCCTTTTCAACTTCCTTTGCTCGCAAGTGATCAACATGCCAACCTTTGCACCTAAATTTGTCTTACTGTCGATGATCAACCATGTCGATAAGGTCTCTGGAACAACCCGCACTCAACAACTCCTCCCTTTGCTACAAAAATGGCGTGACTTGAACCAGAAGGCCGTCGATGAAATCTGTTCCAAGGAGCGCTTGTCGGCTATTGATATGGATCACCAAATAGCAGCCATTGTCACGTCCAAAGATAAGGATGCTATCAATTCCCTCTTGTCGACTGTCAGCTCTGGCGCCGAGTCCTTAAGACCCTCATTTGTCGCCGCTTGTTTCGGCCGAATGAAGGAGGCTTGGGCCAAAATCCCAGAGGATGGCCAGCTCTCCGTATCCGAGAAACTGCTGGACATCTCACTCGGAATTTCCACCGATAGCTTGTTATTGGCAAACAGCTGCCGGGATGTCCTTCGCAGTGTTGAGCTTCCGGGAACCGTCCTCGTCAATTTCATTGCGAAGATCCCTGTATCTCTCACCGACATTGAAGCTCTTGGCCCTGCACCCAAGCGAAGACGCACCAGTCAGAACAACATGGTCGCCATGACTGTcaaggatgaggctgagCTCAGCAAACTGATGGATAAGATGACTTTCATTCTCGAGATTGTGGACAGCTCTTCTCCAGAGTCTCATCCTGGGTTGGCCGACGGATTGTTCCAGACCCTAGCTGCTCTTCATCACTTCAAGTCACAGATCCAGTCTGGCATGACCTATCTGCTCAGTCTAACATTAGGAGGCCTCTTGGCTATCGTCAACAAATCGAAG GGAGCTGCGAAGCCTCAGTTTAATCCCTCGGTTATTCGCGCCGATCTGGTGGTGGATTGTGTACGGACGACCGACAGCCCCCAAGTACAGAAtgccgcccttcttctcgtggCCGGGCTATCCGTAATTGCTCCCGAGTTGGTGCTTCACAGTGTGATGCCGATCTTCACATTCATGGGCTCCAGCGTTCTCCGCAAGGACGATGACTACTCGGTGTCCGTAATCGACCAGACTATCGATCAGGTTGTCCCAGCGCTTATTCAGTCGTTGCGCAACCAAAAGAGAGATATTGTATCTGGAACGTCGGAGCTGCTCCTGAGCTTCACTGCTGCATTTGAGCACATCCCATcccatcgccgtctccgcctTTTCCATGCTCTGATCAGCAAACTTGGAACTCAGGATTTCCTGTTCGCTGTGCTGGCAATGCTTGCAAATCGGTACTCGACAGAAAAGGATGCTCTCACGCTCATGACGGGTCTGGTCTCGGATGCCAGTGCTGTGGTGGAGCTCACGACCTACAGCAAGTATCTCAATCTCGTCAGCGATGCACTCAAGACCAAGCCTGGTATCTCACGGGTTCTGCTGGGAATTGGAAGTGATGACGGGCGCGACCCTCAGAAGGTGGCTGTCGACCTGCAGCGCGTGTTGGCTCACCTGCTCAAACATTCGTCCCTCAAATCCAAGATTGAAACCGCCTTTGAGTCGGAGGGTGAAAATGCTGACCAAGTCCGCGGCTGTTTCTCTCGCATCTTGGAACAGGTTCTGGCCATTGGGGACTCTGTGCAAAGCATGAAGTCTGTGAGCCAGGCGTGCGGCGAGGTTCTCGGATCCTTGTTTAGTACTCTATCTCTTGTCGACTTCTTGGACACGATTGAAGTCCTGCTCCAGGGACCAAATGATGAACTCAGGCGCAAggttctccgtctcctcgaGAGTCGGTTGCGTGGGAACCCGGAGCGTGACAGTGTCTCTCAGACCCGTGTCCTTGATTTCCTGCCCACCTTGGTACATATTGTGGAATCATCGCCCGACATACTCCTCAAGCATGCTGCTGTCGCTTGTATCGATCGTATCACCGACAAATACGGCAGAAAGGATCCTTCCAAGGTCATCCCTGCCGCCAAGATTGTTGCTAGTGCGTCTTGTATCGGCCAAGCTGATGACCGCATTCGGATCATGGGTGTATTGTGCCTTGCGTCTATGGCAGAGGTGCTAGGTCAGGCCATGATTCCTGCACTGCCAGACGCTCTGAGTCAGTCTCTGAACTTGCTCGATCTCAGCCTTGCTCCTGGAAAGGAAAACTCCAGGCTGCATGACGCCgtgttctctctcttctctgcccTCTTTGTCCATCTGCCCTTCATGATGTCGGCTGCTCACTTGGACAAGGTTTTGCTTCTCTCATTCAAGTCCGCCAGTTCTGATCTGGAAGAAAGCGGCGACAATGGTCGTCAAGAAGCTCTTCGGCTGATGGCACGAAAGGTTGATGTGAGCGCGACCCTCGGCGCAGTCGAGCGCAATTGGCAAAGCGGGGTGGAAATCGGCCCGGCAGCCACGCATGAAGCTCTGCAGATTCTCAGTGTCGCTGTCGAGAAGCATCCCAAATCAGCCATTGCCAAGAACATCAACGTTCTCACCAAGATTCTCTTTAAAGCCTTTGATCTGCGTCGCGAGCAAGTTGCACTTGGTGAGCGTGCCGTCTTTAACTCTGCCGATATTGATGAAGTAGAAGCGACACTCAACGACGTCACGATCAAGATGATTTACAAGCTCAACGACAGCACATTCCGGCCCCTCTTTATCAAATTTGTGGAGTGGGCCACCACTGATGCGTCCAAGAAGGACCAACAGAGCCGACTAGCACGACTTACGACGCTCTATAAATTTCTCCAGGTCTTCTTCGGTACTCTTCAGTCAATCGTCACCGGTTACTCGAGCTACATTCTCGAGAACGTGGTCGAGGTGCTTGGCATGGCCAGCCCAACCGACAAAGCTTCAAAGTCCCTTTGGTTGGCGTCATTGCGCATGCTGCACAATTCCTTCGAACATGACCAAGATGACTTCTGGCAATCTCCTTCCCATCTCGCCAGTATCTCCGGGCCTCTGATCTCGCAACTGGGTCACGCTACCAATGCTTCGACTGCAAAGCTGGTCATTTCCGAGGCGGTGCCTGCCATCACGGAGCTTGCCATCGCTGCCGATTCGACGGATAACCACAAAGAGCTAAACTCTGCTCTTATGAAATACCTGCGCCCTTCGACCGCCCCTAATGCTAGATCCGCTGGTGGCGATAACCCGCATACCCGTCTTGCGGCTCTTAAGGCCGAGCAGGCGCTCACCGAGCAGCTTGGTGAAGAATGGCTTGCGCTCCTTCCAGAGATGCTGCCGTACATTAGCGAGTTGatggaagatgaggacgagaACGTTGAGAGAGAAGTGCGGAAGTGGgtgaagcagatcgaggcTGTCCTTGGCGAGAGACTCGATGATATGTTGACTTAA
- a CDS encoding uncharacterized protein (ID:PFLUO_008620-T1.cds;~source:funannotate), which yields MEAGKSVPRFASFKQPPPAPPELQRASDRDGATSERDHEDHRHPKRRRRDREDQGKESREHREESRRSRDHRSHRSEHRTRSPHSKRRRSRERPAVSSEKHRELEKVRSSTTIERSGARSPAETNDIYVIDRKGDRDIITYGTIHRYSIPEYRRTGAGFVVGIPSSYRIDRDLTTLDKVFLKPSAEFARAAGSTKSLLKSRIRPTDHVRIRPDSLSRPAEDLAKDYLSFKSRRRPKHTAGEIHSDDERHAYRSILGKAKPEDILSSDEEIVLGSESEGDAPARSDPDTEIRLHNAELSRAVENHPHDVSLWLQFIDYQDLLIRGSRAEKQSLTYAERQGLADIKLSLYEKALKKAGKSPLTVRLLLGRLEEGGKIWDTKTLAASWEATLKAHPGFISLWVKYLDFRQTESVDFTYSRSVNTFVECLKLNASNTAGSQRNQIQCYLFLRLTLLIREAGFLELAVALWQAILEFSCFRPNSLIEKAHREEALTRFQEFWESERPRIGEKGAQGWNHGNGPEVEPGTRDYQHRMESRRMLPSWAETERERISNGHMPARCLDAGDEDDLNRVVLFDDLQEILSLFWDLESVDELIDGFLYFCHLPHLAVAQNSQTTRLWSGDNFLRNEFLDNPLYLLEQWVTRVENDASTPSMSPFLFRHHSFLHTTSTYFADPGSWFASFEAWKIASSAPSSVINSDWVRLSLRSLVEANPRDDELAEYSLAVEFACDLNVAKRYAKQLLKKRSSNMRLYNCFALMQHRSGSFSIAEHVWSTTLSMTSSFEERDRIDCGLLWNTWIWECMQSEDISRVRTLLHAIPHNGIDLKKLEEDKCPQQFIATNFLRIQNYLSNAQETAIGYRKPQVFAAYSDCLAILVYFADALAFEKSLKIYSSAVTRLAALPLQEEGVKAFTAELLHQARAKFIYYHINRHGTFVPEQIRLLLEESASLFPRNTMFLSLLAWHKSRFHIYDRMRNIRESNGGNLVTAFDSLDTFAISPVASQSTPVSNHLFAIYNELSRPVVGGSTVHSVRAAFERAIGDQCPPGDPTARHSADASTARSNLSLWKLYVLFELYANKDVRRAKQVFYRGMRSCPWSKELIMLAFEHLRVDILQTDSPTGNHRDGMNFYELCDLYNALDERELRIHVDIGTQLEDLFYTVKRRDQGAVANSALVAPVDLPDDPESGDEKV from the exons ATGGAGGCCGGG AAGTCTGTCCCGCGGTTTGCCAGCTTCAAGCAGCCGCCGCCAGCCCCGCCGGAGCTCCAACGCGCGTCGGATCGCGATGGCGCGACCTCCGAACGAGACCACGAGGATCATCGCCACCCGAAACGTCGTCGCCGGGATCGTGAGGACCAGGGGAAGGAGTCTCGGGAACACAGAGAAGAGTCTCGGCGATCAAGGGACCATCGTTCACACCGATCGGAGCATCGCACCCGCTCTCCCCACAGCAAGCGCCGTCGGTCTCGCGAACGTCCTGCGGTGAGCTCGGAAAAGCACCGTGAGCTTGAGAAAGTTcgctcctcgaccacgatTGAACGATCTGGGGCTAGGTCACCCGCGGAGACGAACGATATTTATGTCATCGACCGCAAGGGCGACCGGGACATCATCACCTACGGCACAATCCATAGATATAGCATACCGGAATATCGACGGACTGGTGCAGGATTTGTCGTTGGCATTCCGTCATCATACCGGATTGATCGTGACTTGACCACTCTCGACAAAGTGTTTTTGAAGCCTTCGGCAGAGTTCGCGAGAGCCGCCGGCTCAACCAAATCTCTGTTAAAGTCTCGCATTCGGCCCACAGACCACGTCCGCATACGGCCGGACTCTCTTTCCCGTCCTGCAGAAGATCTAGCAAAAGACTATCTTTCATTCAAGAGCAGGCGTCGTCCCAAACACACAGCAGGCGAAATCCACTCGGATGATGAGCGGCATGCCTACCGATCCATCCTGGGCAAAGCGAAGCCTGAAGACATACTTTCCAGCGATGAAGAGATCGTGTTGGGTTCAGAATCTGAAGGCGATGCGCCTGCTCGGTCTGACCCGGACACTGAGATCCGACTTCACAATGCGGAGCTTTCTCGGGCTGTGGAGAATCATCCTCACGACGTCAGCTTGTGGCTTCAGTTCATCGATTATCAAGACCTTCTTATCCGTGGTTCGCGAGCAGAAAAGCAGTCATTAACCTACGCCGAGCGGCAGGGCTTGGCCGATATCAAGCTTAGCCTTTACGAGAAGGCTCTGAAAAAGGCCGGCAAGTCTCCTCTTACAGTTCGCTTGTTACTTGGGCgattggaagaaggagggaaaaTCTGGGATACCAAAACACTCGCGGCATCATGGGAAGCCACACTCAAAGCACACCCCGGGTTCATCAGTCTCTGGGTTAAATATCTCGACTTTCGCCAGACTGAATCTGTTGATTTCACTTATTCCAGGTCTGTGAATACGTTTGTCGAATGCCTGAAACTCAATGCATCCAACACAGCCGGGTCTCAGAGAAATCAAATTCAATGCTACCTCTTTCTGCGTTTAACACTCCTTATTCGGGAAGCGGGTTTCCTGGAACTAGCTGTGGCTCTCTGGCAGGCTATTCTCGAATTTAGTTGCTTCCGGCCGAATTCTCTCATTGAAAAAGCCCATCGAGAAGAGGCTCTCACACGGTTTCAGGAATTCTGGGAATCTGAACGGCCTCGCATTGGAGAAAAAGGGGCGCAAGGCTGGAATCATGGAAACGGTCCGGAGGTTGAACCTGGCACACGGGATTACCAACATAGAATGGAGTCCCGGCGGATGCTCCCTTCTTGGGCAGAGACTGAGCGGGAGCGGATTAGCAACGGCCACATGCCTGCTCGATGTTTGGATGCaggggatgaggatgatctCAACCGAGTGGTTCTTTTCGACGATCTGCAGGAGATTCTGTCATTGTTCTGGGACTTAGAATCCGTTGATGAGCTGATCGATGGCTTTTTGTACTTCTGTCATTTGCCCCATCTGGCAGTTGCTCAGAATTCCCAGACGACTCGTCTGTGGAGTGGTGACAATTTCCTGCGCAACGAATTTTTGGACAACCCTCTCTATCTCCTCGAGCAGTGGGTCACTCGCGTAGAAAACGATGCATCTACGCCCTCGATGTCACCATTCTTGTTTCGACATCACAGCTTTCtccacaccaccagcactTACTTTGCAGATCCCGGTTCGTGGTTTGCTTCATTTGAAGCATGGAAGATTGCCAGCTCGGCCCCTTCATCTGTCATCAACTCGGATTGGGTGCGCCTGTCCCTCAGGTCGCTGGTGGAGGCCAATCCTAGGGACGATGAGTTAGCCGAGTACTCTTTGGCAGTCGAATTTGCGTGCGACCTAAATGTGGCGAAAAGATACGCAAAACAGCTCTTGAAAAAGAGATCATCAAACATGCGACTTTACAACTGTTTTGCGCTGATGCAGCATCGTTCTGGTAGTTTTTCGATTGCTGAACATGTGTGGTCCACAACCTTATCAATGACTTCGAGCTTCGAGGAACGAGACCGAATCGATTGCGGCCTTCTTTGGAATACGTGGATTTGGGAGTGCATGCAGAGCGAAGACATCTCCCGTGTGCGAACGCTTCTCCACGCCATACCGCATAACGGCATTGACTTGAAGAAACTCGAGGAAGATAAATGTCCACAACAATTCATCGCAACTAACTTCCTGCGAATCCAGAAT TATCTGTCCAACGCACAGGAAACTGCAATTGGGTACAGGAAACCCCAAGTCTTCGCCGCTTACAGCGACTGTCTCGCGATTTTGGTCTACTTCGCGGATGCATTAGCCTTCGAAAAGTCTCTCAAGATTTACAGTTCTGCTGTCACCCGGCTGGCGGCCTTACCTCTGCAGGAGGAAGGCGTCAAGGCTTTCACAGCTGAATTACTGCACCAGGCGCGAGCCAAATTCATTTATTACCACATCAACCGACATGGCACGTTCGTCCCCGAACAAATTCGCCTCTTACTTGAAGAGAGCGCGTCTCTTTTCCCCAGGAACACCATGTTCTTATCACTCCTGGCCTGGCACAAGTCTCGGTTCCACATATATGATCGTATGCGAAACATTCGAGAATCTAATGGAGGAAATCTCGTCACCGCATTCGACAGTCTTGACACTTTTGCGATTTCGCCCGTCGCTTCACAGAGCACCCCAGTCTCAAACCACCTATTTGCCATATACAACGAGCTGAGCCGCCCAGTAGTGGGAGGCTCCACGGTCCACTCTGTGCGCGCTGCATTTGAGAGAGCAATTGGTGACCAATGTCCACCTGGGGATCCGACAGCCCGCCACAGCGCAGATGCTAGCACGGCTCGGTCGAATTTGAGCCTGTGGAAACTTTATGTGCTCTTCGAACTCTACGCCAACAAGGATGTTCGCCGTGCCAAGCAGGTGTTCTACCGCGGTATGCGCTCTTGTCCGTGGTCCAAGGAGCTCATCATGCTTGCCTTTGAACATCTGCGAGTGGATATCTTACAAACCGATTCCCCGACTGGAAATCACCGAGACGGAATGAATTTCTATGAGCTTTGTGATCTGTACAATGCTCTTGATGAACGGGAACTCCGCATCCACGTCGACATAGGGACccagctcgaggatctgTTTTACACAGTTAAGCGAAGAGACCAAGGCGCCGTTGCCAACTCAGCTTTGGTGGCTCCGGTCGATCTGCCAGATGACCCTGAGAGTGGCGATGAGAAGGTGTAA